Genomic DNA from Sphingomonas lacunae:
CGATCTTTCAGGGGCGGCGATCCGCGCCCTGCTCGACGTGCATTTTGCCGGCATGCTCGCCAACTCCCCGCCGGACAGCTGCCATTTTCTCGACGTCGAGGGGCTGAAGGCACCGGGCGTCACCTTCTGGTCGATCTGGGATGGCGATGACCTCGCCGGCATGGGAGCCCTCAAAAGGCATGATGCCGTGCTGGGGGAGGTCAAGTCGATGCGAACGCATGACGCTTTCCAGCGGCGCGGGGTGGGCGCGGCGATGCTCACCCACATTGTCGCCACGGCGCGGGCCGAAGGGCTTGGGCAGCTCAGTCTCGAAACCGGCTCATCGCCCGCCTTCGATGCCGCCCACGCCCTCTACCAGCGTTTCGGCTTCTCTTATTGCGAACCGTTCGCGGATTATCGGCCCGATCCGTTCAGTCGCTTCATGACATTGAAACTGGGCGATTAAATTTTGGGTGGACTCGCGAATACCCACTCTAACTGGCCGTACACTTCACCCCGCCCTTGCGCCCTGCCCGCCCCCGCCCTAATCGCCGCGGCACATCCCCGAAACGGAGTCCCGCCATGCCCCAGCTTGTCCTCATCCGCCACGGCCAGTCGCAGTGGAATCTGGAAAACCGCTTCACCGGCTGGTGGGATGTCGACGTCACCGAAAAGGGCGTCGAGGAAGCCCGCGCCGCCGGCCGCCTGATGCGCGACAAGGGTCTCGATTTCGATTGCTGCTTCACCAGCCTGCAAACCCGCGCCATCAAGACGCTGAACCTCGCGCTGGAGGAAATGGGCCGCTTATGGCTGCCGGTCGAAAAGGACTGGCGCCTCAATGAACGCCACTATGGCGGACTTACCGGCCTCGACAAGGCAGAGACCGCAGCCAAGCATGGCGACGATCAGGTAAAGATCTGGCGCCGCAGCTTCGACATCCCGCCGCCGCCGCTTGAACCGGGCAGCGCATTCGATCTCAGCAAGGACCGCCGCTATGCCGGCATCGCCATCCCATCGACCGAAAGCCTCAAGGACACGATCGCCCGGGTCCTGCCCTATTGGCAAAGCCGCATCGTCCCGGAACTGCAGGCCGGCAAGCGCGTGCTGATCTCCGCCCATGGCAACAGTCTGCGCGCGCTGGTCAAGCATCTCTCGAACATCGCCGATGCCGACATCACCGGCCTCGAGATCCCCACAGGGCAGCCAATTGTTTATGACCTCGCCAACGACCTGTCGGCCAATGACCGCTATTATCTGTCGGAACGCTGACCGGGCTAAAAGGTGCCGCTGATGGTCAGCACGCCGATCAGGTGAATGCGACGGGTCTGAATCTCGCTGAAATCAATAGGCCCGTCGCGCCGGTCAACATAGAAATCCCGGCGGATATAATCCTCGCCGTTGAGCACATTGCGCAGGCCCAGCCGAACCGTGAAGCCGGCGACATTCTTATGCTCGACAAACACTGTCGCGATCGGTTGATCGAGATATGTTTCAAACAGCTGGTCGAGTCGAAACGTCCGGGCTTTCAACTCTTCGGATAGGGATCCGCCCCATGCGATGTCGGTTCCGGGGATGTCGTGCCTGATATCGACGCTCCAGCGTCTCACCAGATCCTGGCTGATCCGCCGGAAGGTGCCGGTAATGGGATCGCGGACACGCGAGTCGCGAAATTCGCTGCTGGCGTTGATCCGTCCGCCCCGCCACCCGATCGTGTCCAGCAGCAATGTCCCCCGCGCGATCATTCCCCATCGCCGCGCTGTCGGCAGATTGCCGATACTCTCTTCGGTGGCATTGACCGGAATGCGGTCAACAATGTCACTGATCGCTTCGCCATAGCCACCAAGGGTGACTGAACCTGCGCTGCCGAACGATCTGACCAGTTGGCCTTCGAAGCGCCAACTTTGCTCAGGTACCAACGCAGTGTTGCCGGCATTGGTTACCCCATTGATCAGGTCAACGGCGGCACTGAAATCGAGAAAGTCGAGTTGGCCCACCTGTCGTTCGAGGCTCGCGTTGAACGTCAGGCGCGGACTCATTGTCCACGACAGGGTAGCTGAACCCTTCGGCCGCCAGAACTGCCGAGACAGTCCGCCGGCACCCGTTTGCCGTATTTCGCTAAACTCCGCGCCAATCAGCGTTTGCAGGGAAACGTGCTCATTCAGCCGCCAACCGCGAGTCAGTGAGATGTTGCTGCGCCATTCGTCGACAAAGATATTGCCACCGCGAAGAATGGTCCGCGAATAGCTGCCATCGGGACGCAAGGTTCCGACAGCAGAAGAAACCTCCAGAAAATTATAGGCACCCTCGAACGCGGCTTGCCACTTTTCTTCGTCCTCGCCCCAAACAAATTCGGCACGCAGAACGCTCTCGCCGTCGCGGGCTGTCCGTTCATAAAGGGTCCCGGTCGCCACTGCACCCAGCAGTGACTGGCGCGCGCGCGAGGTCGCCATAAGTGGCCCATGGGCGTAGCGCTGCAACCCTATAAGCTTGAGTCGGCCCGGGCCGACCGGAAATTCGTAATCTGCTCCAGCTTCGACGTTCCAGCTATTGTCGGTTTGACGAAATGTCTCCTCGACCAAGGGCTCGGGGGGCAGCGGCGTGGCGATGCCATCGAAAGCAACTCTGAAATCATAACGCTCTGCCGACAGGCTTGCGTTGAAAACCGATCCTGCTGCAGACTCCCGGTGAATGGTTCCTGCCAACCTCGGGCTGTCGATGAAGAACACATCGCGCTGCCAGCGAGACAAAAGCAGCTGGCCATTGCCGTCGAGGACCAGTTCGGGGCCTTGGCCACCGCGCCGGGACGCGTCATTGTTTGACAGGCTGAGTGTGAAGTCAGTCGTTCCCAGCCGACCGCTTGCCGACATGGATGCGCTCGTCCATTGATCCGGGATATTCCGGCGGTTCTGCAGCTCCCAGCGAAATTGTACACTGATTTGCTGGTTTCGGACGATCACATTGGCCACTCGGCCACTCAATCCGGGAATGCCGAGTCGCGCTCCGTCTGTGACCTCGATTCTTTCAACGGCATCGGCCGCGATCTGGCCCAGTGTTGTGCGGGCGTCATTGCTCTTTCCCGCGACCCGCTGGCCGTTAATCAGGACATTTTGGCTGGCCTCTCCAAGTCCCCGATCATCTCTCGTTTCCGAAAGAGAGAAATCTGGGATCTTGTCGACAATATCCAGAGCAGTGCGAGGGGCAAAACGCGCAAATTCTGAAGGCAAATAGACTATGGTGTCGGCCGTTCCGACACTGGCAGCCGCACTGTCGGAGTGTTGCGCCGAAGCACCAACCGGGTCCAGAACGGACAGAAACGCAACGCCAGCGATACAGGGGGTGCTTCGCGCTTTTGTCCAGAACGTCATGATGCTCTCATAGGCGCCCAAAGGTTACCGTCAAATAATCGACAACATGCTGTGAGCACTTATTCAGTCCATTGTGGCGCAATTGACACGAATAGTTTCGTCAATCGCGCAACAGGTCATTGATTGCAGTCTTGGCTCGAGTTTGAGCATCGACCCGTTTTACGATAACCGCGCATGACAGGGCCGGGCCGGCACTCCCATCCGGCAGAGGCTTGCCGGGGATCGAACCCGGAACGACAACCGAGTAAGCTGGCACGCGACCGATGAAGACTTCTCCAGTCGTCCGGTCAATGATTTTGCTGGTCGATGAAATGAATACGCCCATGGCCAGAACAGCACCGCGTTCCACCCGGACTCCTTCCACCACTTCCGATCGGGCGCCAATGAAACAGTCATCTTCGATGATTACTGGCTCGGCTTGCAGGGGCTCCAAAACGCCGCCGATGCCCACACCTCCCGAAAGATGGACGTTGGCACCTATTTGTGCGCAGCTGCCGACGGTAGCCCAAGTGTCGACCATCGTGTTCTCGCCAACATGTGCGCCGATGTTGACAAAACTCGGCATCAGGACAACCCCTTTGCCGATATGGGCACCCTGCCGCACGATGGCGCCGGGCACTGCGCGAAAGCCCGCGGCACGAAACTGTTGATCAGTCCAATGGCTGAATTTGGAAGGAACCTTGTCGAACCAGTTAGCGTGATCCGGGCCTTCTATGACCCGATTGTCGTTAAGCCGGAATGACAGTAGGACGGCCTTCTTAAGCCATTGGTGGACCTGCCAGGAACCGTCTTCCCGTGCCTCTGCGACCCTCGCCCTGCCGGAATCCAGAAGCGCGAGCGCTTCCGCCACAGCTGCGCGCACCGGGCCGGACGTGGAAGGATTGATGGCAGCTCGATCCTCCCAAGCGGCTTCAACAATGGCCTTGATATCCTCGCTCATCATCTTTCCTCGTTCTCATTAAGGCCGCAAACGCTCAGCAGCCGGTGATGGCACGGAGCCAGTCATGCAGGTTGTTGATGTGGTGATCGACATGGGCCGGATCATGGTCCCTGTTGCCAGCCTCGCTTCCGTTATCGAGCCAGACTGTCGTGATACCCAAAGCATGAGCAGGTCGCAGATTTCGGGACATGTCGTCGACAAACAATGTGTTCGTCGGCTGCATATCAGGGATAAGCCGAAACAGATGCCCATAGGCGTCCTGTTCGGGTTTGGGCGAATAGTCAGTTGCCCTGATGTCGACAATAGATTGGAAGAGGTCATCAATGCCGATTCGCGTCAATATTCGCGTAGCGTAACTGGCGTCGGCATTTGTGAAGATGTGGCGTGACCCCGGGAGTTTTGACAGCGTTTCGCGCAAAACAGCGTCAGGTTCGAGATTTGCCAAGTCAATGTCATGAACAAATTCAAGGAAGTCATCGGCAGCCACACCATGATGACGCATCATTCCTGCCAGAGTGGTGCCATGATCATGAAAATAGCGCTTTTGGATTGTCCGGGCCTCTGTGGCGTCGCATCCGACAATTTGCATGATGAAGGCGCCCATCCGCACGTCAATCTGCGCGAAAATTCCAAGCTTGGGTGAATACAGCGTGTTGTCGAGATCAAAGATCCAGCAGTCGATATGCTGCGACAGCAGGCTGACGTCGAGAAGCGATGGCATCGGCGGCTTTAGTCATGAAAATGCTTGCGCTGCAAGCCTCTGCTAACCCTTTGTTGACAGGCTGTGGTCCATCGCATGGCCGGGGATCAAGTGTGCCGATCATCTCGGCAGAGGCATGGCAGGACATGGGCATGACAGCCAGATTCAGGCCCAATGGGCAGGAGAGGCGGCGCTTTTTCAATGGCACCTTGCCAATAGGCGCCTTGTTGCTCGGTGGTTGCGGCGGTGCTGGCCAAACGGCGCCCTCCGTTATCGCGGCTCCGCCGCCCCCAGCCGTGTCGACGCCCGCTCCGACGCCGACGCCGCCTTCCGTGCCGGTCGAAAATTTCAATACCCAGGAGTATCTCCGGTCTGATGGCGCGAATTATCATGACGCCAGTATCGCTTGGGGCCGCGGTGTCAGTGGTGCAGGCGTGACAGTGGCGATCATTGACTCAGGCATTGATGCCGACAGTCCCGAGTTTGCCGGGCGCTTGCATCCCATGTCTGCAGATGTTGCCGGCGGCGCGAGAGGTTTTGATGATGTCGGCAGTGACGGGCATGGGACCAATGTTGCACAGTTACTCTTGGGGGCGAGAAATGATCGAGGCACTGTCGGCATAGCCTGGGGCGCCACATTGCTGGCTTTGCGCGCCGATCGGCCGGGCAGCTGTCTGGATGGTAGTGCGTCTGGACGCGACCGCGGATGCCGCTTTTCTGACGTAGCAATCGCAGCCGGCCTGGACCGCGCCGTTTCGGCCGGCACGCGGATAGTCAATATTTCGCTTGGTGGAGGGGCGCCCACATCGGTCCTTCTCGATGCCGTTGACAGGGCTACGGCTGCAGGGGTGCTCATTATTGTGTCCGCGGGCAATAATGGCGAGAGCACTGATCCGGCAGTTGACCCGTCCAATCCCGACCCGTTTGCCAGAGCCGTGCTGCAAGCGGGTAACGGACTGGTCATTGTCGCAGGCGCGAACAGTGAAACGGGCGCAATCTCCAGTTTCTCCAATCGTGCCGGCGCCAGTGCTTCAAACTATCTTCTCGCGCTGGGGGACCGGCTGTGTTGTGATTATGACAATGGCGATCTGCGCCGGGAGGTGACGACCGATGGCAGCTTTGTCTTTGTGGTCAGTGGCACATCCTATTCGGCCCCGCAGATTGCCGGCGCTGCTACGCTGCTGGCCCAGGCCTTTCCCAATCTCAGCGGCAAGCAGATTGTCGATCTTTTGTTGACTACGGCCACGGATGTCGGGCCGCTTGGAACCGACAGTGTTAACGGGCGCGGTATCCTCAATATTCCCAGGGCCTTTGCCCCACAGGGTGCGACGACATTGGCGGGCACATCAATTGCTCTTCCGGCAGACAGGCTGCTTGGCGGTTATTCCGGAGCCATGGGTGATGCGGCCGTGCGTGACGCTGCGCCTGCCGTGATGCTCGACGGATATCAGAGAGCGTATGAACTCCATCTCAATCGCCTAATGGCCATGCCGATGAATGGCCGACCTGCCTTGTTTCCCGCTCTGGCTGCAAGGGGTCGCGATTTTTCCGCCGGCGGTTCCGCTGTCGCCTTTTCCGTTTCGGTGGATCCTGGGCGCGGCCATGCTGATCTGATGCCGCTTCACGTTGGTCCCGACCAACGCCACGAAGCGCGCCTGCTCGCTGGCAGCATGATCATGCGCCTGTCTTCCGTGGCCAGCGTTGGCCTCTCGGCCAATCGGAGCGTCGATGCGCTGACTGCCATGATGGGCGGGCGCGATGGTAACGCCTTTGTCGTGGCCGATCCCGCCTACTCTGCCCGTCTCCTGGGCTTCCGCAGTGTCACTGGCTCGGCAGTGCGCGTTGCGGTGGCGCCGGGATCGACACTCGCCGTGTCGGCGGAACAGGGCGACGTGGATGCTTTGCTGCGCGCCAGGCGACAGCATGATCCGGCGATGCTGGATCGGCAGTCACGCTATGCCTTGTGGTCGTTTGGCGTGGATCGAACTGTTGTGGTCGGGTCCTCACAATGGGAAGGGCGGCTGACGGCCACGATGCTGACGGAGAACGCCAGTTTGCTTGGCGCTCGCTGGTCGGCGCTTTTGGGTGGCGCCGGTGCGCGGAGCGTGCTGATCGATGGCCATGCAAGGGTGGAACTGGGTCAGCGCTCGCGCATCGACCTGCAATGGCGCGAAGGGTGGACCCATGCGCGCTCGGCGGGTCTGGTCGCGGGAAGTTCGCCGATCCGCACCCGTGCGTGGGCGCTGGATGTCGCGCAACGGGACCTGTTGGTCGCTGGCGACCATTTGGCGCTGCGGGTGGCGCAGCCTCTCCGCGTTGAGGCCGGCGGCTTGTTGCTCGATGTGCCGACCGGCTATGATTATGCGACATTGATGGCCACCCACGGGCGCGTCACTATGCCACTGGCGCCGGTCGGGCGGGAGCATGTTGTCGAAGCCGCGTGGACGGTTCCTGCCTGGGGCGGTGTGCTGACACTGAACGGATTCTGGCGCGACGAGCCGGGGCATGTTCAGGCGGCGGGCGACGATCTGGGCGCAGCGGTTCGGTTTGCGCTGGGCTTTTGATGTTTTGACAGGCGGTGACGGCTTTGCCACTCTGGTCGCGACAGCGGGCAGGTAGATGGCGAGGTAGAGCGGCTATTCGGCTCCGCAGCAGCCTCTACCAGACCCTGCCGAATGAGGGTGAGGGGGAAGCCATGCCGAGTGTAAGTGCCAGACTTTTTGGGAGTTTTTTGCGGCTTACGGGCTATGTCAGCAAGAATTTCAACGGCGGCCCGGATATGCCCAAGGTGATCGCGGCGGCGCGGGCCCTGCCTGTGCCATCACCGACCGCCAAACACCGTTCCCGCATTGATGTGCGCGAAGAGAATTTCAACGGCCTGCCGATGTTTCACCTGTCACCCAGGGGCGGGGCGACGCCCAAGGGGCATATGCTGTTCTGGCATGGCGGCGGCTATGTTTTTGCCATCAGCCCCTTCCACTGGAATGCCCTGGTCAACATTGTCGAACGGCACGGCGTGGCAATCACTGTGCCCTATTATCCGCTCGCCCCTGAACATGATGCGCTGGAAACGACGGCTCATGCCATGGCGGTCTATCGGCACTATCTGGATCAGGTGCCAGGTCCGTTCGTCATGGGCGGCGATTCGGCGGGTGGCGGCCTGACGGCAGTGACAGCGATGGCGGCGCGCGACGCCGGCCTGCGCTTGCCTGCCGCGCTCAGCCTGATCTGTCCCTGGCTCGATGCCGAGGCGCCCCATGCCGAACAGGCCGAAATAGAGAAGCGTGACGCCATTTTGCGCATCCGCGGCATTCGTGACGCCGGCAAGCTCTATGCCCGCGATCTGCCGCCGAGCGATCCGCGCGTTTCCCCGATCCACGGCAATTGGGACGGATTGCCGCCGATGCAGGTGTTTGCCGGGGGCGATGACATATTGGTCATGGATTCGCGCAGCCTCAAGGCGAAGCTGCCCGGTATCAGCCTCGACGAGCGCGCCGGTATGATCCACGATTGGCCGATCTTCTTTTTCCCCGAGGCGAAACAGGCACAGGATGCCATCGGCGCCCATGTCGCTGCCGCCCGCTAGGGGGACGGCAAGCGGCAGGCCCGGTTTCGACCGCAACCATTGACGGCGGGCGCGTCTGGCGCTAGGGGCGCGCTCGTCCGAAAGACTTGGGGTCGCTGGTTTGTCCGGCGGATTCGCGGATTTCGGGCAAACACATATTGCCTGAACACTGTTTGAATCGGTGATCGGTCCGGGGGCGTTCGCGCCATCCGGCACTTTTCGCGTTCATGGGACAAGCGTCCGATGGGCAAGCCGCTGATGCAGAGTAACCAGCTATTAGGTGAAGACTTCATGCCTACGATTAACCAGCTTGTCCGCAAGGGCCGGGTTTTGCAGAAGACGAAATCCAAGGTCCCGGCGATGGAAGCGAACCCGCAAAAGCGCGGCGTTTGCACCCGCGTTTACACGACGACCCCGAAGAAGCCGAACTCGGCTCTCCGCAAGGTGGCCAAGGTCCGTCTGACCAACAGCCGCGAGGTCATCACCTACATCCCCGGCGAAGGCCACAACCTGCAGGAGCACAGCGTCGTGCTCATCCGCGGCGGCCGTGTGCGCGACCTTCCGGGCGTGCGCTACCATGTGCTGCGCGGCGTGCTCGACACGCAGGGCGTCAAGGACCGCAAGCAGAGCCGTTCGAAGTACGGCGCGAAGCGTCCCAAGTAATCGGCCGGGATAAGGAGACCTACCATGGCACGTCGTCGTCGTCCCGAACGTCGGGAAATTCTGCCGGATCCCCGTTTCGGGGATGTGGTTCTGACCAAATTCATGAACAGCGTGATGTATGACGGCAAGAAAGCCGTCGCTGAAGCCATCGTCTATGGCGCGCTGGAAACCGTTGAAGCCAAGGCGAAGAAGGAGCCGCTCGGCGTGTTCCATGACGCGCTGAACAATGTGAAGCCGGGCATTGAAGTGCGCAGCCGCCGCGTCGGTGGTGCGACCTATCAGGTGCCGGTCGAAGTCCGCCATGAGCGGGCTCAGGCCCTGGCCATCCGCTGGCTGATCACCGCCGCGCGCAACCGCAGCGAGCCGACCATGGCCGGCCGTCTGTCGGGCGAAATCCTCGACGCTTCGAACAACCGCGGCAACGCCGTCAAGAAGCGCGAAGATACGCACCGCATGGCCGAAGCCAACCGCGCCTTCAGCCACTATCGCTGGTAAGCGCGTTCCGGTTTTCCCCTTCCGCCACAATGACTGTCACCGGATTGTCATGACTGGCTGGAAGGGGCGACCGAACCCCTTCATTCGCACCGCCGCCCCCGGCACAGCACCGGACCGGCACAGGAGTAAAGACCATGGCCCGCAGCCATCCGCTCGAGAGATATCGCAATTTCGGTATCATGGCGCACATTGACGCCGGCAAGACCACGACGACCGAGCGCATCCTCTATTACACCGGCAAGTCCTACAAGATCGGCGAAGTGCACGATGGTGCCGCGACGATGGACTGGATGGAGCAGGAGCAGGAGCGCGGCATCACCATCACCTCCGCCGCCACCACCTGTCTGTGGAAGGCCGAAGAAGGCAATGGTCCCGAGCATCGGCTGAACATCATCGACACGCCGGGACACGTCGACTTCACCATTGAAGTCGAGCGTTCGTTGCGCGTGCTCGACGGTGCTGTCGCCGCCTTTGATGGCGTCGCCGGCGTTGAGCCGCAGTCGGAAACCGTGTGGCGCCAGGCGGACAAGTACAAGGTTCCGCGGATGTGCTTCATCAACAAGCTCGACCGCACCGGTGCCAATTTCTATTATTGCGTCCAGACGATCATCGACCGTCTCGGCGCTACCCCGGCTGTCCTCTAT
This window encodes:
- a CDS encoding GNAT family N-acetyltransferase; amino-acid sequence: MRIIEDDLSGAAIRALLDVHFAGMLANSPPDSCHFLDVEGLKAPGVTFWSIWDGDDLAGMGALKRHDAVLGEVKSMRTHDAFQRRGVGAAMLTHIVATARAEGLGQLSLETGSSPAFDAAHALYQRFGFSYCEPFADYRPDPFSRFMTLKLGD
- the gpmA gene encoding 2,3-diphosphoglycerate-dependent phosphoglycerate mutase → MPQLVLIRHGQSQWNLENRFTGWWDVDVTEKGVEEARAAGRLMRDKGLDFDCCFTSLQTRAIKTLNLALEEMGRLWLPVEKDWRLNERHYGGLTGLDKAETAAKHGDDQVKIWRRSFDIPPPPLEPGSAFDLSKDRRYAGIAIPSTESLKDTIARVLPYWQSRIVPELQAGKRVLISAHGNSLRALVKHLSNIADADITGLEIPTGQPIVYDLANDLSANDRYYLSER
- a CDS encoding TonB-dependent receptor, with the protein product MSASGRLGTTDFTLSLSNNDASRRGGQGPELVLDGNGQLLLSRWQRDVFFIDSPRLAGTIHRESAAGSVFNASLSAERYDFRVAFDGIATPLPPEPLVEETFRQTDNSWNVEAGADYEFPVGPGRLKLIGLQRYAHGPLMATSRARQSLLGAVATGTLYERTARDGESVLRAEFVWGEDEEKWQAAFEGAYNFLEVSSAVGTLRPDGSYSRTILRGGNIFVDEWRSNISLTRGWRLNEHVSLQTLIGAEFSEIRQTGAGGLSRQFWRPKGSATLSWTMSPRLTFNASLERQVGQLDFLDFSAAVDLINGVTNAGNTALVPEQSWRFEGQLVRSFGSAGSVTLGGYGEAISDIVDRIPVNATEESIGNLPTARRWGMIARGTLLLDTIGWRGGRINASSEFRDSRVRDPITGTFRRISQDLVRRWSVDIRHDIPGTDIAWGGSLSEELKARTFRLDQLFETYLDQPIATVFVEHKNVAGFTVRLGLRNVLNGEDYIRRDFYVDRRDGPIDFSEIQTRRIHLIGVLTISGTF
- the dapD gene encoding 2,3,4,5-tetrahydropyridine-2,6-dicarboxylate N-succinyltransferase; the encoded protein is MSEDIKAIVEAAWEDRAAINPSTSGPVRAAVAEALALLDSGRARVAEAREDGSWQVHQWLKKAVLLSFRLNDNRVIEGPDHANWFDKVPSKFSHWTDQQFRAAGFRAVPGAIVRQGAHIGKGVVLMPSFVNIGAHVGENTMVDTWATVGSCAQIGANVHLSGGVGIGGVLEPLQAEPVIIEDDCFIGARSEVVEGVRVERGAVLAMGVFISSTSKIIDRTTGEVFIGRVPAYSVVVPGSIPGKPLPDGSAGPALSCAVIVKRVDAQTRAKTAINDLLRD
- a CDS encoding pyrimidine 5'-nucleotidase, whose protein sequence is MPSLLDVSLLSQHIDCWIFDLDNTLYSPKLGIFAQIDVRMGAFIMQIVGCDATEARTIQKRYFHDHGTTLAGMMRHHGVAADDFLEFVHDIDLANLEPDAVLRETLSKLPGSRHIFTNADASYATRILTRIGIDDLFQSIVDIRATDYSPKPEQDAYGHLFRLIPDMQPTNTLFVDDMSRNLRPAHALGITTVWLDNGSEAGNRDHDPAHVDHHINNLHDWLRAITGC
- a CDS encoding S8 family peptidase; translation: MTARFRPNGQERRRFFNGTLPIGALLLGGCGGAGQTAPSVIAAPPPPAVSTPAPTPTPPSVPVENFNTQEYLRSDGANYHDASIAWGRGVSGAGVTVAIIDSGIDADSPEFAGRLHPMSADVAGGARGFDDVGSDGHGTNVAQLLLGARNDRGTVGIAWGATLLALRADRPGSCLDGSASGRDRGCRFSDVAIAAGLDRAVSAGTRIVNISLGGGAPTSVLLDAVDRATAAGVLIIVSAGNNGESTDPAVDPSNPDPFARAVLQAGNGLVIVAGANSETGAISSFSNRAGASASNYLLALGDRLCCDYDNGDLRREVTTDGSFVFVVSGTSYSAPQIAGAATLLAQAFPNLSGKQIVDLLLTTATDVGPLGTDSVNGRGILNIPRAFAPQGATTLAGTSIALPADRLLGGYSGAMGDAAVRDAAPAVMLDGYQRAYELHLNRLMAMPMNGRPALFPALAARGRDFSAGGSAVAFSVSVDPGRGHADLMPLHVGPDQRHEARLLAGSMIMRLSSVASVGLSANRSVDALTAMMGGRDGNAFVVADPAYSARLLGFRSVTGSAVRVAVAPGSTLAVSAEQGDVDALLRARRQHDPAMLDRQSRYALWSFGVDRTVVVGSSQWEGRLTATMLTENASLLGARWSALLGGAGARSVLIDGHARVELGQRSRIDLQWREGWTHARSAGLVAGSSPIRTRAWALDVAQRDLLVAGDHLALRVAQPLRVEAGGLLLDVPTGYDYATLMATHGRVTMPLAPVGREHVVEAAWTVPAWGGVLTLNGFWRDEPGHVQAAGDDLGAAVRFALGF
- a CDS encoding alpha/beta hydrolase fold domain-containing protein, which encodes MPSVSARLFGSFLRLTGYVSKNFNGGPDMPKVIAAARALPVPSPTAKHRSRIDVREENFNGLPMFHLSPRGGATPKGHMLFWHGGGYVFAISPFHWNALVNIVERHGVAITVPYYPLAPEHDALETTAHAMAVYRHYLDQVPGPFVMGGDSAGGGLTAVTAMAARDAGLRLPAALSLICPWLDAEAPHAEQAEIEKRDAILRIRGIRDAGKLYARDLPPSDPRVSPIHGNWDGLPPMQVFAGGDDILVMDSRSLKAKLPGISLDERAGMIHDWPIFFFPEAKQAQDAIGAHVAAAR
- the rpsL gene encoding 30S ribosomal protein S12 — encoded protein: MPTINQLVRKGRVLQKTKSKVPAMEANPQKRGVCTRVYTTTPKKPNSALRKVAKVRLTNSREVITYIPGEGHNLQEHSVVLIRGGRVRDLPGVRYHVLRGVLDTQGVKDRKQSRSKYGAKRPK
- the rpsG gene encoding 30S ribosomal protein S7 gives rise to the protein MARRRRPERREILPDPRFGDVVLTKFMNSVMYDGKKAVAEAIVYGALETVEAKAKKEPLGVFHDALNNVKPGIEVRSRRVGGATYQVPVEVRHERAQALAIRWLITAARNRSEPTMAGRLSGEILDASNNRGNAVKKREDTHRMAEANRAFSHYRW